Within Nematostella vectensis chromosome 1, jaNemVect1.1, whole genome shotgun sequence, the genomic segment TCAGAGCCTCCCCCATATATGTGCCTTATTTGGGGCATGAAAGTTTGATAAGCACTGCTTTGCTTGTTCAAACAATTACAGTACCAATCTTCACAAAAAGTGAACTTGAgtaatttttacttttatatGCTTTTCAGCATTCGCATTACAGTCAATGTGGATCTAACAGAAACAGAAATTCATAGTGCTGCTCAGGTTATCAAGAATGCAGCAGACAGTATATTAGGAGGATAGGCTGGCAGAGAACCTTTGCAGTGTCTTTGCAGTGTCCCTTGGCACACCTGTCATCTCTCCCTGGAGATTTTGGActccttctcccgctctctcACATTGAGCACCAGATGTGCTTTTtagcaactttttttttacttctgcAAAGATATTCCATGGAAAATcaacattttgcctattttctattaaaatgattttaacAATAATTCCCTCGTGTAGCGCAATTAATCTTACACCCTCAAgggatctataagtggattttgCATGAGAGCTTTCTACTCGGCAGACGTCTGCGAGTGTATACCAacccctccccaaaaaaatgatataaccctcccctccccaaaaaATTCTTAAGCCTCAAGGGAGGTTGCAGAGGTATGCGGATGGTTGTTATTTTTGcatattgtttgttgttttcttaaaaaaatctatACTGCAGTATGTAATATCATTGGTCATTGAAAGGATTGGAGAGGAGAATAAAAGAAAGGAGAGTAAACAGCAATAATTGTATGCAAAGCACTGTATTATAGATACTCAACTATATGGCACTTACAGTTCCTATATatagaaaaaagtatttttactGTTTCACCTTTTCGTTTCAATAAAGACATTATTAGCAATGTAAAAAATATGATGTTCCATAATGATGTATCATATTTGAAGTTCCACTAATAATAAACCGAGTTCTTTAAGAAATGAAACATCTGATATATGAAATAAATCtttatttgaaaattgttAAGTTATTGAtgttattgtattttataatTATAAACTAGTAATAATCTATAAAGCACAGACATGAAGCTCCTAAATCATGAAGGCTATCAAGTCAAGTTGCATGATTGAAATTCTTTCATATTAATAAGGTATGGCTGAGGAGGGACTGTTATAAACAGTGATAATAATACTATCTTTTGCTTGTAAATCATTGTAAATGTACTGTAGATTGATTACTACATATGGCTTGCAATTGCTAAGACGCAAGATGAAAATCAATCATGAGAAGCTGATATTCCTCTCTGTCTTATAGTTTCTGAGTATGAGTGAACAGTATCAATAAAGGTCTTCAGTTTGTCTGGGTCATGGTCCGGATGCATGCCATGGCCAAGATTAGCTATGTACCGCTGGATGCCAAATCCACGTACCATTCCCTTGACAGCATAGACAATATCCTCCTAAAACAGTCAAGATGATTATATCAGTATGCAGAAATAACCTGAATCAAATGAAACCTAAAAAGAACCAAGGGGGAGGCAATAAAACCTCTGGCCATGACCAGCTCTGGTTGTGCTGTCCGCACCAGTATTACTAgtggaaaatataaaaaaaaaattagaagaAAAAACATCCTCATTAGGTAGGGTCAGACTTACATGACTACCATACAGTGCAGCAGGATCCAGGTTTCCTTGTAAGGTCACAGTAGGAGCTACAATCCTGTaaggtgaaaaaaataactataTTACAACTGAACGTTTTTGGAGAACTTAAACCACACAGCAAAATTACAGAGGAATTATATAGTTTCAGTACCTTGCTTCCTTTGAAGACATTGTCCAGTCTAGACTAACAACATCGTATCCACACTGGGACAATTCCTTTATTGCATAATGGGCACCTTTTGCAAATACAGTCTGAAATGGTAGCAAGATTGGAGTATTATTTAGGGTAATGATGAAGACAAATAATTATGCAATTGGTGTGAGCACCATTTACACAGCCTAAAATGGAAGCAAGAAGGGGGTATTATTTAGAGAAATGATAAAGACAAATAATTATGCAATTGGTGTGAGCACCATTTACACAGTCAGAAATGTTAGCAAGATGGGAGTATTATTTAAGGTAATGATGAAGAAATAATTATGCAATTGGTGTGAGCACCATTTACACAGTCTGAAATGGTAGTAAGATGGAGGTATTATTTAGAGAAATGATAAAGACAATGATAAAGACATTCAATTGCCGTGCTTACCATAGGCACTGCATCCGGACCAAGCTTTTCCTTGACCTTCTCCGCTATCTGTCTCAAGTAGGGCAGGGAGAATAGCATGAACATGTCATGGCCAAGAAGCCCCCCGTGTGATTCAAACACTTGCAGAATCTAACAGAAAGAAAAGTATGTCTGCGAACCAATCTAACCTGTTGGTGGGTCTTTGAGAAGGTCAAGTTCCCCTCCCACTCTAATTGTAATGGACCCAGGTGCACCCCATCCCCTTCAGACAGATGTTTCAGAAATGAATCTTGGGgccagcccctcccccttgaaGAAGATTGGCCCCTGTATATGGACCTAATACTCTGCCTTTCACTGAATATCAGCCAAGCACACAATGTCACCTGTGAAATATAAGGACCACATTTCTGACAGTAAATAGAATACAGACAACGTTAATCTCATGAAAAAAGTCACAGCTATCCACCTTGGCCACCTTCTATATACCATGACAACGATTGATAATGGCATATATGCTAGACCATACTCAAACCTCTAGACTCTGCCTCTAAAATCTGCAGCATCAACTGGCTAAATAATATGCTAACCTGTGCTCCTGCTCTGGCTTGAAGCACCAAATGCTCGACAACAGCATCTGTTAGTATCTGTAACAGCTTGCTGCTTGCCTCCATGTGAGCATACAACCA encodes:
- the LOC5507525 gene encoding uroporphyrinogen decarboxylase, encoding MANLEESKDFPALQNDRILRAAKGESVDRVPVWVMRQAGRYLPEFRKFKEENGADFFKIVQTPEMACELTLQPIRRYDLDSAIIFSDILVIPQVLGMTVEMVPGKGPHFPEPLNDPSDIEKLNQNANISEGLGYVYRAITLTRHKLEGKVPLFGFTGAPWTLMSYMIEGGGSTNFTKSRKWLYAHMEASSKLLQILTDAVVEHLVLQARAGAQILQVFESHGGLLGHDMFMLFSLPYLRQIAEKVKEKLGPDAVPMTVFAKGAHYAIKELSQCGYDVVSLDWTMSSKEARIVAPTVTLQGNLDPAALYGSHEDIVYAVKGMVRGFGIQRYIANLGHGMHPDHDPDKLKTFIDTVHSYSETIRQRGISASHD